Part of the Quercus lobata isolate SW786 chromosome 6, ValleyOak3.0 Primary Assembly, whole genome shotgun sequence genome, atgcattttttttatacggACTTTCAGGaacatatatattgattttgaaTAGATACGATAGAATTAGGATTTAAACTTATGACATCTATTTCATGGTAATTGCTATGCATTGCTAGGTTaagaaagcttttttttttggtatgtgtaaataaaattcaatcttAGGTTTTCTAACTTttcagtcaaaaaaagaaaaatcttaggTTCCTTAACAAGCGACTTTAAAATAACTGGTAGAGGGGGAGAGAACTATTCGTTTCTTTACTATTCTATATGATATGGGCAGGGCCATCTTAGCTTGATATGAAACTTAAGGACCACAATCCCAACCGGCTTGATGGGAAGGCATTAAAATGAGGGACCTCGATGCCCCACGTTTTGACTTAAAAACAACAGGACCATCCtgtgaaatatttattttgagttaacAAAAGTGTAAAGACGTAGGCTATGCAGTCAATATATACGGCAGTCGGCTCTACCTGTTGATATCATATCAATATAAAGCTACTCATCATCACAACAAgcaacaaggtacataaactcaTAAAGCCAAAATCATATCATGAGGTAGATGACCCCCAAAAGATAAGCCAAAGGGAGCAAAAGATAGTGGGCATGGTGTATAATAGCTACTTTTGACAATTCAATGGAGGGGAAACGTGGTCGGATCCATTTGTCAATATTGGTAAAAAGCTGGGTTGCTTGCAATGTATATACAGCCAAATTTAATTATCACTGGAACTAAAGAGTCTCGGTTACAAGAGCATGAGGTTAAGATAAGCCTACTAGTATCTTAGGCAGGTCCCATTGAACTACGAAATACAATCAAATGAATCGGTTGATGGACAAGGTTAAGAGTTAGGACAGGAACCATAATGAATTGAAAGGCACATATCATTGTTAGATAGCAGGTCACAATTTATGAAGCAACAGAGTACTACAGGGTGGGTAACAGATGAGGCCACATTTAGATGACACCATAATTTAACTTAATACTCTGGACATTGTAAATGTGTCAGATTAATAAATTCTCATTGCTGCCATGGCTGAACAAAGAAAGAATCCTTGTTGTTAGATCACAAAACAAGGAGGAAGTGTATGGTCTTGATCACCTCATCTCCAAAGATTAGTAGTTTACCATCAAAGATATCAAATCAAATAAACGTGCTTTGTGTAGGTTGAGGAATTGCTGCCCCTGTGAAGGATGCGTCCAGGGAATAGAATACTCAGCTTGATGAGATGGTTAATAATTAAAGAGCTCTGTGATTCAATTGGCACCTCACGGTGTTATAAAGACATTAAAGGTTGAAATCTTCCTTCTTCCAACTATCCAATtatcataattaaaaataataataagtaaataaGACCTAGAGTGGATGATTTTATGGTagctttgtgtttgtgttgtttgaGGGCAAGATATATATACCCACGACTATCATTTCGGCATGTTTTAATATCCACCATTCATTCGTGAATATGAATAAAAGGCTAagattaaaacattaaaaaactaGAGATTCAAATTAGTGAACGCCAAGACGTAGCCTGAGATTAGCAAAGCTTGAGATTAGTCCCACTACCTCAACTCTGGCTCCCCCATCTTGGGAGTGGCTTTGACATGTGAACACCATCCCCATAATTTCACATTCATTTGGCTAGCTTGTCACACTAGCCTAGCAACAATTTCACTCttgtcccaaaaaaataatttaaaaaatatatatatcctgATTGATGCTTGCCCACTCTGCAATAATACCCCATAAATGGTTCTTTATGTTATCCGAGATTGCCCCATGATTGCCAATTTGTGGAGAGCAATTGGGACCTTGCCCCTTCAAGTTATTTCTCATTTCGAAAGATGGAGCAGTGGATTAAGTTTGCAACTAGCTCCCACTTGGTTTCTGACATCTTTCTATTGTACCTTATAAAGTTGTTTTCCCCATTGCTTCTTGGAAAATCTAGACAGCAAGGAACAAATTGGTCATGGAAAACAAACCTTTGGACCCATGGAATCTGCTAGAGAACACCGTTTCTTTGGCTGTTGAACTCTACACTACCCTCTGAAAATTGGACCACGGGATTGTCTTTGCAGGCTGATTGGTTGGAAGCCACCCCACTTTGGTTATTTCAAACTCAACACAGATGAGTCAGTCATTTCCAACCATGGAAGAGCTACTGCGGGGGCCTTATTAGACACTACAATGTCACTTGGCTCAAAAGTTTCTCCAAGAATATTGACATAACCAATTCCTTCATAGCTAAATTTTGGGCTCTTAGGGAAGGACTCAACTTAGCCCTGCATATTTGAATCCGGAAAATCATAATTGAATTGGATGCTAAGCTAGTTGCGGATTTCTTAGCTTTGTAAGACACTTCAGTTCATGATTTTCATCTTTGTAGGGCTCTAATTTCTGATTGCAGAtctttttttggcattttgagGCGTCTTATAAGTTATATCCAACATGCTCCAAGAAGGGAATCACTGTGCAGACGTTAGCAAAAGATGGAAGTAGTCGGGAACCTTTTGTGTTGTTGCATTCAGTCCCTCCAACTTTTGTTGTAGGCTGGTTGTTGGCTGATGCCTGAGAATTGGTTACCCTAGATGGTTTTGTCTGCCTTTATCTTTAAAGAATTTTCCCttctcaacaaaagaaaagaagaaaaaaaaaaaaaaaaagattctgaTCATAGTCCATAGCAAATCCCAAAGGTACCATAGAAAAACCCGACCTAGAGTTCAATTTTTAACGTTGTTGATTTTCACAGCAACTGGATCTGAACAGTATGGACAATTCCCAAAAAGAACATTGAATGACCTGAAATGAAGTATGCAAATCAATCATGAATCAAGCAATAATGAGAACAATATTAGAACTTATTGTAAAAgggcaattttattttatttttttaaaaatgacagCTTAAGTTAAATTCATGCATGATCCAAATAGAAAGCCACAAGGACACTAAAAATTCAACGTACTGCCTTGTTGTGGTGATAGAACGCAACCAGTCCCCAAGACAAACACTATGGAAAGCCTTACTGCAAGTGGTATTATCACATGTGTAGTCAGTTCCACTTCCACTCTTAGCTCCAAGCTCATCATCTACATCGACAATTTAAAAGTGAATGATGTATGAATAAAGATGTAGTTAGTAAACATCTCAGAAAATGTAAATATCAATACCAACTGGAAGACATTGAGCATAACATATTCCACATTCAACTTGCTGGTCATTCTTTGGTACATCAGTGGGCCTTGGCAGTTGAGTCTCCAGAAGACATGCAAGATTTTCCAAGTATGGTTTGTCCTTTGTCCTATGCAGATTATCAGGGCACAAAAATAAAGTATATCACTGATAATGCCATAGGCAATAATCAAGCgaatatttttcagaaaaataaaggaaaagtgTTCACTAATTCAAAACAATTTGGCAATACACAATAGCAAGATCAAGCAAGAGGAAGCGTtatttcaagtaaaaaaaaatgaccctttgtttttaaatataaaacttCAAGTATTACATTGTATCCATTCGAAatccttcttcccttttattGGGGGTAAGGAAGAGAAGGTGAGGGAAGAGAGAGGGAGTGGGTTGGAAATCAGCATTCACTTTTAAGCTAACATATCAGTGGGAAAAACCAACAGAAACTGAGCCATAATATCTTGttgctaaaagaaaaaaaggagtgTTACACTGGTAGGATTGTGTATCCGTAGTTTACTCCCCAAGGGTGGGTCCAAAGGGCCCTACTTGGGGAGGTTCCAcatcatccaaaaaaaagagcagtGTTACAGATGAAAAATGTCATTTCTCAGGTAACTACAGAAACTTCCAATTTTTACTACCTTTATATAACAAGTATTGAAGTCAAAATGCAAATTAAGATCCATAGGAGCAAGCAAGAGTATACCATTTTCTGCTATTTCTCTGCCACTTCTTTCTCAACAAACCCACAAATGGACCCGAACCCATAAAACGACACCTAGCACAACTTATATATTCAACACCACATGAAAAGCTAAAACTAGCAGTAGCAGAACAGTGATGTGAGATGAAATCTCACTCTGGTAAAGATCTAGGATTGTTGGCATCTATACACAACATGATGAAGCAATCATTTCCTgaaaaacataaacctaaaaaGGTTTAATACggacaaacaaaaaagagaaatgctTTATCAATATATTCATGATCAACCAATGGCTCACCTATATTGATTTGACGATGGGAAATTGATCGAGAAGGCTGTTTAGGATCAATAACACAAAGAGACTTGTCAATATCATCCAACGTAGACCAAAATTCCTGAAG contains:
- the LOC115951016 gene encoding E3 ubiquitin-protein ligase FANCL isoform X1: MNSSLSKINVLEMSHVINVKLLSILIFYELINGLLQETTVVKTVAVIYLIHGGRWVLLILKIVSGTVPSFYQRRQSYLLAKSKMDHTEQARCRELAKSSTFYRSVYSEIEEVGWEHLVRLGGDLTFLSFRILDEKGRLHFMEIQLDKTYPKSPPSISADVPYNFDLQWSINSRLKDVVQQFHEYLEKLQEFWSTLDDIDKSLCVIDPKQPSRSISHRQINIGLCFSGNDCFIMLCIDANNPRSLPECRFMGSGPFVGLLRKKWQRNSRKWTKDKPYLENLACLLETQLPRPTDVPKNDQQVECGICYAQCLPVDDELGAKSGSGTDYTCDNTTCSKAFHSVCLGDWLRSITTTRQSFNVLFGNCPYCSDPVAVKINNVKN
- the LOC115951016 gene encoding E3 ubiquitin-protein ligase FANCL isoform X2, yielding MNSSLSKINVLEMSHVINVKLLSILIFYELINGLLQETTVVKTVAVIYLIHGGRWVLLILKIVSGTVPSFYQRRQSYLLAKSKMDHTEQARCRELAKSSTFYRSVYSEIEEVGWEHLVRLGGDLTFLSFRILDEKGRLHFMEIQLDKTYPKSPPSISADVPYNFDLQWSINSRLKDVVQQFHEYLEKLQEFWSTLDDIDKSLCVIDPKQPSRSISHRQINIGNDCFIMLCIDANNPRSLPECRFMGSGPFVGLLRKKWQRNSRKWTKDKPYLENLACLLETQLPRPTDVPKNDQQVECGICYAQCLPVDDELGAKSGSGTDYTCDNTTCSKAFHSVCLGDWLRSITTTRQSFNVLFGNCPYCSDPVAVKINNVKN
- the LOC115951016 gene encoding E3 ubiquitin-protein ligase FANCL isoform X5, which encodes MLFLLYQLLRNVLKLKIVILADHTEQARCRELAKSSTFYRSVYSEIEEVGWEHLVRLGGDLTFLSFRILDEKGRLHFMEIQLDKTYPKSPPSISADVPYNFDLQWSINSRLKDVVQQFHEYLEKLQEFWSTLDDIDKSLCVIDPKQPSRSISHRQINIGLCFSGNDCFIMLCIDANNPRSLPECRFMGSGPFVGLLRKKWQRNSRKWTKDKPYLENLACLLETQLPRPTDVPKNDQQVECGICYAQCLPVDDELGAKSGSGTDYTCDNTTCSKAFHSVCLGDWLRSITTTRQSFNVLFGNCPYCSDPVAVKINNVKN